The Euphorbia lathyris chromosome 8, ddEupLath1.1, whole genome shotgun sequence genome has a window encoding:
- the LOC136203528 gene encoding protein DETOXIFICATION 16-like, giving the protein MEDEGVLKAPLIKCGTEAIREKIKKEEIKEEAKKQVKLAGGLVCVNLFTYMIQVISVMFVGHLGELPLSSASIATSFASVTGFSLLKGMGSALETFCGQSYGAKQYSMLGVHLQRAIVVLLLTSIPLAIIWANAAQILLFLKQDPLISIEAGHYARFMIPSIFGFAIQECLIRFLQTQRNVIPMVICSGITTLFHILLCWTLVFKSGLGSKGAALSNAISYWINAILLMVYVTKSPSCNKTWTGFSKDALHLQGILSYLKLAIPSAVMLSLEIWSFEMMVLLGGLLPNPQLETSVLSISLNTTAMIYMIPLGISGAVSTRVSNELGAGRPRAARIAVWVASGIVITEGILVASILILGRRLWGYSYSNEESVVNYVAQILILTAVLHVIDGIQSVLSGTARGCGWQKIGAFINLGAYYLIGIPCSIILAFVYHLGGKGLWTGIIVALVAQAAGLLTITLSTDWEKESKKASDRVFNNSITPQDSLP; this is encoded by the exons ATGGAAGACGAAGGAGTACTGAAAGCACCATTGATAAAATGTGGAACAGAAGCAATTagagagaaaataaagaaagaagAGATAAAAGAGGAGGCGAAGAAGCAGGTGAAGTTAGCTGGAGGTCTAGTATGTGTCAATTTATTCACGTATATGATACAGGTGATTTCAGTGATGTTTGTGGGACATTTGGGTGAGTTGCCTCTTTCTTCTGCTTCCATTGCCACTTCTTTTGCTTCCGTCACCGGCTTCAGCTTATTG AAAGGAATGGGGAGTGCGTTAGAGACATTTTGTGGCCAATCTTATGGTGCAAAGCAATACTCAATGCTTGGTGTTCATTTACAGAGAGCAATAGTTGTTCTTCTTCTCACCAGCATTCCACTTGCAATTATATGGGCAAATGCTGCTCAGATTCTCTTATTTCTCAAACAGGATCCTCTCATATCAATTGAGGCTGGGCACTATGCCCGTTTCATGATTCCAAGCATTTTTGGATTTGCCATCCAAGAATGTCTTATCAGATTCCTACAGACCCAACGCAATGTGATTCCAATGGTGATTTGCTCAGGAATCACAACTTTGTTTCACATATTACTTTGTTGGACTCTTGTGTTTAAGTCTGGACTTGGGAGTAAAGGTGCTGCTTTGTCCAATGCTATATCTTATTGGATCAATGCAATCTTATTAATGGTTTATGTCACAAAATCTCCTTCCTGTAACAAAACATGGACTGGCTTTTCCAAGGATGCTCTACATCTCCAAGGAATTCTCAGTTACCTTAAACTAGCAATTCCTTCAGCTGTAATGCTCAG CTTGGAGATTTGGTCATTTGAAATGATGGTTCTGTTAGGTGGTCTTCTTCCTAATCCACAACTTGAAACTTCGGTGCTATCTATCAG TCTTAACACAACTGCAATGATATACATGATACCCCTAGGAATCAGTGGAGCAgtaag TACGCGAGTGTCAAACGAACTGGGTGCTGGACGGCCACGAGCAGCGCGTATAGCAGTTTGGGTTGCATCGGGAATAGTTATTACAGAAGGCATTTTGGTAGCCTCCATCTTAATCCTTGGTCGCAGACTTTGGGGATACTCATACAGCAATGAAGAAAGCGTAGTGAATTATGTAGCACAAATTCTGATATTGACTGCTGTACTCCATGTTATTGATGGCATTCAATCTGTGCTTTCGG GAACTGCAAGAGGTTGTGGATGGCAGAAGATTGGAGCATTTATTAATTTGGGAGCTTACTATCTAATTGGCATACCCTGTTCCATCATTTTAGCTTTTGTTTACCATCTTGGAGGAAAG GGGCTGTGGACAGGAATTATAGTAGCACTGGTTGCCCAAGCAGCAGGCCTATTGACAATAACTTTGAGCACTGATTGGGAGAAAGAA TCAAAGAAAGCCAGCGATAGAGTTTTTAACAACAGCATTACTCCTCAAGATTCATTGCCATAA